The region ATTTGGTGATTTGGGATCGTCCCTGTCGCTGTTGTTGCCCGCCTGCAGCAGGGATCCATTTCTGGGATTTCCTGGCGTTATTTGTTGCCGTCTgctcctgatgatgatgatgatgatgatgatgatgatgatgatgatgattggcCTCGCATTCATTGTGCTCTGGTTCCATTGTTACATTTCATGCATGGGGTGATTACCAGGAATGTCGCCGTTGTACGCTGACACTGCTGCGGTGAGTGACATCCGTCACGCCTGTGTCCGCAGACCTGGGCTTTGTTGCAGCGGTGGCTGCTTGCTCAGAGCAGGATTATCCTGGTTTGGACTGGAATCGCTGCAGTTTCCGCCTCCTTGTTTGTCAGTGCTGCAGGAGACTATTGCTTTGTCTGTGCTGTTTAACCCCTCGGGGGATGTATGCGCTGCCGCCCCCGCAGCCTCCATCATTAGTGTTACACTTGTGTGCACCTCACTGCTTGTGTCCGTTCACACTAACCTCCTGTTATTTTTCTTTTTGCAGCGCTTCAGGGGCAAGTGTGGTTGCAATAGATAACAAGATTGAGCAAGCCATGGTGAGTACAGCGATAATTTCTGCTTTATTACATCTCCTGGATGTTATTATACTCTGGCTATGATTTGTGGAGTGCTGCAGACCACGCCGGCACTGTAAGGGTCCCGCAGACCCCCAGTATGGGGCGATGCTGCTTTTTACTCAGCCCTGTAATGCCATGTATCCGCACGTTGCATCATTCCTGCACCCAGGGGTTCTGGGCAGGAGAATGGGGTCTCCCAGTTCATTGTGAACACGCCGACGCTGTAAGGGTCCCGCTCGGTGGAGTCCCGCAGACCCCCAGTATGGGGTGATGCTGCTTCTTAGTCAGCCCTGTAATGCCATGTATCCGCACGTTGCATCATTCCTGCACCCAGGGGTTCGGGGCAGGAGAATGGGGTCTCCCAGCTCATTGTGAACACGCCGACGCTGTAAGGGTCCCGCTCGGTGGAGTCCCGCAGACCCCCAGTATGGGGCGATGCTGCTTCTTAGTCAGCCCTGTAATGCAATGTATCTACACGTTGCATCATTCCTGCACCCAGGGGTTCGGGGCAGGAGAATGGGGTCTCCCAGCTCATTGTGAACATGCCAGCGCTGTACGGGTCCCGCTCGGTGGAGTCCCGCAGACCCCCAGTATGGGGCGATGCTGCTTCTTAGTCAGCCCTGTAATGCAATGTATCCGCACGTTGCATCATTCCTGCACCCAGGGGATCGGGGCTGGAGAATGGGGTCTCCCAGCTCATTGTGAACACACCGGCGCTGTAAGGGTCCCGCTCGGTGGAGTCCCGCAGACCCCCAGTATGGGGCGATGCTGCTTCTTAGTCAGCCCTGTAATGCAATGTATCCGCACGTTGCATCATTCCTGCACCCAGGGGTTCGGGACTGGAGAATGGGGTCTCCCAGCTCATTGTGAACACACCGGCGCTGTAAGGGTCCCACTCGGTGGAGTCCCGCAGACCCCCAGTATGGGGCGATGCTGCTTCTTAGTCAGCCCTGCAATGCAATGTATCCGCACGTTGCATCATTCCTGCACCCAGGGGTTCGGGGCTGGAGAATGGGGTCTCCCAGCTCATTGTAAACACGCCGGCGCTGCTGGGATCTCATTGGACAGGAGGGGACTGCAGTGAGGTCTGCAGACGGTGCTGGGGATGAGGGACACTGCAGACCTTTCCAACATTGCTCTTCCTCCATCATGACTGACCCACTGTGCAAGGCGCCACCATAAACACACAGCCTCTTAGGTTCACTGCACGACATACTCACATGGATTCAGCAGCCGTTACGTCGACAGTGTGAACGGACAAATATTATTTTACAGAAATGGCTTTCATGTAACATTTCCTTCAGATCTATACACTGATATCCATTGTATAGTTGTTTGGCGTGGAGCAGCTATTATATGACTCCATCTTAGACCTTTATGAAAGTAGTAGGGtgttctaaagggaacctgtcatgtccccaaattcTATTACCCTGCAGATTACAGTGCTGTCCGACTGCTGTACTGAAAgtgcggctactgggagaaaattaactttatttgtctccagagctgccggctttcagtcatagaggtgggcACAGAGCAGCTACAGTCACTGGTCAATACACAGTGAGCGGCATCGTCAGCATGGCCTGGCACTATGATTGACAGCTAGTAAGCACATCTGTGCAGAGCGAGCTGTCAACCACAGTCCTGGGGATGCTTACAATGCTGAGAGCGATGACTATAACCACTCTGTtcccgcctctatgactgaaatctGGTGGCTACTGGGAGGAATAAAGCTAAACTTCTCCCGGTACAGCGGCCGGACAGCATTGtaaggctattaacctgcagattaccccCTTAtccgcaggttaatagcatttagaGAAATGACGGATTCCctgtagggtatgttcccacgggcaGGAACTGGCAATACTTTTGTCGCAGCACATGTCAGCTCCTTCCAAAGcactgctggcttttgaacgcaggtgattccgcaagtGTTCATTGAACATTCCGGAATCACCGCTCCCAATACATTGGatgggaaatttatcttgcggagacacaagataaattgacatgctgcagtctcgaAACacgtgccgcatgtctgtctccacagggaagccggaggcgtccgtgcatgcatagtggatgggatttcttcaaatcacggccactatgctgtaacatctggacactgcgggttggatgctgtggcTCTACGctgcatccaacctgcagcgtttactgaccgtgggaacataccttaATTCTGTTGGCAGATGCAGGCATTACGTTTCATTCTGTACCCTGCTGTAATGAATGTGTGGCAGTAACATCTAAGAACAGATTTTAAGTGTTATGGGCAACAACACTGATGTCAATATTTTTCCTTGTCCTACAGGATTTGGTGAAGAACCATCTCATGTACGCAGTTCGGGAAGAGGTGGAAGTCCTGAAGGAGCAGATCAAAGAGCTGGTAGAAAAAAATTCTCAGCTTGAAAGGGAGAACTGTCTACTAAAGAATCTTGCCAGCCCAGAGCAGATGAAAAAGTTTCAATCTCGGCTTCCTTCAGGGGACACCAGGGTGATTTCAAGCCTAGATTTTCTACATGCAACTCAACCACGCAAAGCCGGATCTGCAGTTTAAGTGGCTCTGTCTTTGGAGTGGACAGAGCCACAGAACTTTTCCTTAATCGTCTCCtcgataatgagaaaaaaatgtaatttttttcccccctctttAAAGTGTCACCTTGGCCTGGAGGGTCGTTGACTAGCCTATACTGGCACCATGAGCTGTACCAGGGCTAGAACAGGCTTCCTCACGAGTCTTTTCTACAAGAGAAGAGTGAGAGAAGCCAATCGTGGACTCCTTAAGAGGAGTACCAGTAAGACAGAGCTTGTCCGATATGGAACCTGCCTTTCTTGGTGTCAGGCTTTAAATGCAAAGCCAGGGTAACAGCGGAAGCTGCAGAAGAAGCCCACAGACCGCTTCTGAAAGAGTTCTCTAACCGTGGAGTACAAAGTTGGTCAGAGGGACCATCTCTGTTCAGCGTGACCATAAACCGTTCTTAAACCAGAGAGTGGTGGCCTTCAGAATGTAGAGACTGGCGTAGGATATGTTGCTCTATTCGGTTGAAGAACAAAGCTTGAGATGCACCTAAACACTTTGAAATGGATTTCTGTAGTTAGAGCCAGTGGAGGACTTCCCAAACCTCCACACGTAGCGGCTGTAGGCATGGGCTCCACAGATGGTGTTCACTATTGGAGCAGTGGTACCATGAAGCCTCCTTGGAGGCTCGGAAGATGCTGCGTGTAACATGGACACTGTTCGTCTTTGTTTCTGTTTATATATGTCTAGGA is a window of Ranitomeya variabilis isolate aRanVar5 chromosome 2, aRanVar5.hap1, whole genome shotgun sequence DNA encoding:
- the LOC143804833 gene encoding TSC22 domain family protein 3-like isoform X2; the protein is MSTGLCKYPMEVAVYELHNFSISFFSSLLGADVVSVKLDNSASGASVVAIDNKIEQAMDLVKNHLMYAVREEVEVLKEQIKELVEKNSQLERENCLLKNLASPEQMKKFQSRLPSGDTRVISSLDFLHATQPRKAGSAV